The genomic window GCTCCGATCGTGCCCGCGAAAATGCTTAACGACGCCGGTATCGTCGGGGCCGCGCTCGCTTCCGAGCTTTAAAAACGGGGCTTTTCTTGCATTCTGGGGTTCGTTGTGTGATAATGGCATTGGTCGCAGCCTATATTTCCTAAATTTGTGACTCCGCGTTTCCGAGGTAGCAATTTGTTTCGCAGGGAAGCTCAAAGGCGCATATCGAAATGGATTTGTGAAGCCGTCCCTCAAATCATGCGTTCCTTCCGCGCAGGTATAATTGCAGATACGGCGACAACGGCGCGGACCGAGTCACTTTTCAGTTTTTATAGGTCTTAATACTATATTCATAATAATACTCAAAATTAATGGATGAGGAGAAGCGATATGGAGTCGAAACCCAAAATGAGCAGAGACAAGCTGGAGCAGCTCATAATAAACACGATAAGGACGCTTTCTATGGACGCTGTTCAGAAAGCGAATTCCGGTCATCCGGGTACGCCGATGGCTCTCGCTCCGGTAGCTTTCACGATCTGGGATAAATTCATGAAGTTCAATCCCAGGAACCCCGACTGGCCCGACCGCGACAGGTTCGTGCTTTCAAACGGCCACGCGTCGATGCTCCTCTACAGCCTGCTTCACCTGACCGGTTATAACGTTTCTCTCCACGATATAAAAACATTCAGGCAGCTCCACAGCAAATGCGCGGGCCACCCCGAATACGGCCTCGCGCCCGGGGTAGAGACCACGACGGGGCCGCTCGGCCAGGGGGTCGCTACGTCTGTCGGCATGGCGATCGCCGAAAAATGGCTCGCTTCTTATTTCAACAGGCCCGGTCACGAGATCATCAACTACAACATCTATGCGATATGCGGCGACGGCTGCATGATGGAAGGCATATCGGGCGAGGCGGCCTCGCTCGCCGGACACCTGGGACTCAACAACCTCATCTGGTTCTACGACAACAACCACATAACCATAGAAGGACACACCGCTCTCGCTTTCAGCGAGGACGTGGCCGCCCGGTTCATGGGATACAACTGGCACGTGCAGCGCGTTGGGGACGCTAACGACCTCGAGATGCTCGCTGAAGCGATAGAGAGGGCGTTCAAGGAGAACGAGCAGCCGTCCCTCATCATAGTCGACAGCCACATCGGATACGGGAGTCCGAACAAGCAGGACACGTCAGCGGCTCACGGGGAGCCGCTAGGCGACGAGGAGATACGGAAGACCAAGATAAATTACGGCTGGGACCCCGACAAAAAGTTCTACATCCCTGACGAGGTAAAGGAATACAGGGAAACCGTAATAAGGAAAGGCGCCGTATTCGAGGACGAATGGAATAAGAAATTCAGCTCGTACGAGCGCGAATATCCCGAACTGGCGAAACAGTTCCGCGAGCTTCAGGACAGAGAAATGCCAAAAGGGTGGGAGAAATGCCTCCCGGCGTTCCCTCCAAATCCCAAGGGGCCCGCTACACGCTCTGCAAACAGCAAGATACTGAATGCCATAGTTCCGGTGTACCCGTTCCTCTTGGGAGGAGCTGCAGACGTCGGCTCTTCCACAAAAACCTACATAGAAAATGCGAACAGCTTCGAGAAGGGCATCTATGACGGCAGGAACTTCCATTTCGGCATTAGAGAGAACGCAATGGGAGCCGTCGCGAACGGCATGGCGCTCAGCAGGCTGAGGCCTTACACTGCCACCTATTTCGTGTTTTCCGACTACATGAGGGCTACTATCAGGCTCGCGAGCCTGATGCAGATTCCCGTGACTTTCATATTCACTCACGACAGCATCGGTCTCGGCGAGGACGGCCCTACGCACCAGCCCGTCGAGCACCTCGCGTCCTTGAGGGCAATGCCCAACCTCGCCGTCGTAAGGCCAGCAGACGCCAACGAATTGAGCGTGCTGTGGAAATATATAATGGGTTCGAAAGACCACCCTGTAGCCCTGATACTGACGAGACAGGACGTCCCCACTTTTGACAGGAGCCTTTACGCCCCGGCCGAAGGAGCTCTCAAGGGCGCGTATATTCTCGCAGACAGCAAGCCCGGGCCGGACGTCATACTGATAGGCACCGGCTCCGAGGTCCAGCTATGCCTCGGCGCATACGAGATACTTAAAAAGCAGGGGATCAAGGCGCGCGTGGTCAGCATGCCCTCGTGGTCTCTCTTCGAGATGCAGACCGCGGATTACAAGGAAGAAATCCTCCCCTCGTCCGTAAAGGCCAGGGTGTCCGTGGAGATGGGCTCCACGTTCGGCTGGTGCAAGTATGCGGGGTCGGGTGATGAGAGCGGCTTTATCGGTATAAACACGTTCGGCGAGTCGGCTCCCATAGCGGACCTCCTTCCTGAGTTCGGCTTCACCGTCGACCATGTCGTTGCGAAAGCGAAAGAGGTCCTTAAGTCGAACGGCAAGAAAGTTAAAAAACCGTCAAAGAAATGATGTAGATTTAAGACTTGTTGTCACGCTCCGTTTTTATAGAACAAATAAATTCGTGAACGGGAGAAAGACGATGTCCAGAATAACGGATTTATCCAGACTCGGCCAGTCGATCTGGTACGACTATATCAGGAGGTCTTTCATAACCTCGGGAGAGCTCAAAGCCCTTATAGACGAAGGCTTGAGGGGTGAGACCTCGAACCCTTCCATACTCGAAAAAGCCATTGCCGGAAGCTCGGACTATGACGAGGAGCTCAAAGCCCTGGTCGAGCAGAACAAATCCGTGAACGAGATATACGAAGCGCTCGCATTAAAGGACATTGCGATGGCAGCCGACCTCTTCAGGCCGCTCTACGACAAGACGGACGCGGGCGACGGGTTTATAAGCCTCGAGGTCAGCCCCACCCTGGCTAACGACACGAACGGCACTATACGGGAAGCGAGGAGATACTTCGTCACTCTCGGGCGCCCGAACGTCATGATCAAGGTCCCCGCCACCAAGGCGGGCATCCCCGCAATCACTGAGCTCATCGGCGCGGGCGTCAACGTGAACGTGACGCTCATGTTCAGCGTCGAGCAGTATAAGGCCGTGGCCGAGGCGTATATCAGGGGACTCGAAAAGCTGGCCGCCGAAGGCCCGTCTATATTCAAGGGGCACAGGGTGGACAGGGTCGCTTCTGTCGCGTCGTTCTTCGTAAGCAGGGTGGACACCGCCGTAGACCCGGAGCTCGAGAAGATCGGGAACACTGCGCTACAGGGCAGGATCGCGATAGCGAATGCGAAGCTCGCGTACGACGAATTCAGGAAAACTTTTAGAGGCAAGCGCTGGAAGAAGCTGGCCGATGCGGGCGCGAGGGTGCAGAGGTGCCTCTGGGCGAGCACGAGCACCAAGAACCCCGCGTATTCCGATACGCTCTACGTCGACGAGCTTATAGGGCCCGATACCGTAAATACGGTCCCTCCGGCTACCTACAAGAACTTCAGGGACCACGGGAAGGCCGCCCTCACGCTGACGAGAGGCGTGAGGGAGGCGGAGCAGGACATAGCGAAGCTCGGGAAGCTCGGAATAGATTTGAAGAAAGTGACTAACAAGCTTCTGAGAGACGGCGTTCAGCAGTTTGCCGATTCCTTCACGACTCTGATGGCGAGCATAGAGCAGAAAAAGGAGCAGATACAGTCCGAGAAAAAACCCTACTCCGCGTCCCTCGGCAAATATCAGGCCGCGGTCGATAAATCGCTCGAAGCAATGCGTGACAACAACATCATACAGAAGATATGGAATTTCGATTACATGGTTTGGGAGGACGACCCGGCGGAGATAAGCAACCGTCTCGGCTGGCTCCACATACCGGAAGTTATGGTCGATGCGCTTCCGGGGATAAGAAAAGTCGTAAATGAGGTAAAGGCAGACGGCTATAAGAACGTGCTGCTCCTCGGTATGGGCGGCTCGAGCCTTGCCCCTCTCGTCATTCGCGAGACGTTCGGCGTCAAAAAAGGCTATCTCGACGTCGCCGTTCTCGACAGCACCGATCCCGGTGCCGTCCTCGAGCAGCGTAACCGCCTCGACATGTCGAAGACTCTCTTCATCGTATCCACGAAGTCGGGAGGCACTGCGGAGACACTCTCCTTCATGAAATACTTTTACAACGAGGTCTTGAAAGAGGTCGGGAAGAAAGATGCGGGAAGGCATTTCATCGCCATCACGGACCCGGGGAGCGGGCTCCAGAAGATGGCGGCTGAGCTCAAGTTCAGAAAGACGTTCCTGAATGATCCCAACATCGGCGGACGGTACTCGGCACTTTCTTTCGTCGGCATACCGCCTGCGGCTTTCCAGGGCGTCGACCTCGACACTCTCCTCGCACGGGCGATCACGATGCTCCACAACTGCGAGAGCTGCAACTGTGCCGTGGACGGGGATAACTCGGGCGCGTGGCTTGGCGCGATACTGGGGGAGCTCGCCAAGGCCGGTCACGACAAGGTCACGCTCGTCGCCTCACCGCCCATAGAGAGCTTCGGCTCATGGGTCGAGCAGCTCATAGCCGAGAGCACGGGCAAGGACGGGAAGGGAATACTCCCCGTCGACAGGGAGCCTCTCGCCCAGCCCGAATTCTATGCGAACGACAGGCTCTTCGTCTATCTCCGCCTGAATAGTGACAGTACCTACGACAGGCAGGTAAACGCCCTCGAGAAAGCGGGCTATCCGGTCGTGCGTATCAATCTCAGGGACATCTACGACCTGGGAGGCGAGTTCTTCAGGTGGGAGATGGCAATCGCCGTAGCCGGCATGATCATAGGCATTCATCCTTTCAACCAGCCGAACGTGGAGGCCGCCAAGGTCCTCGCGCGCAAGATGATAGCGGAGTATCAGAAAAAGGGTAAGCTGCCGGTACTGAAACCGACCCTCAGCGAATCCGGAATAACCGTCTACTCCGATTTCAAAGCCCCCGGTTTGGAGCAGGCGCTTAAAAAATTTCTTTCGTTCGCCAGGCCCGGCAGGGACGAATCGAAGGGGAGGAGCTACGTCGCGCTCCAGGCCTATGTCAAGCCCTCGGACGAGACTTACAACGCCCTCCAGAAGCTCAGGGCGAAGATAGAGAAGCAATACCGTCTGGCCACGACCGTGGGGTTCGGGCCTCGGTTCCTCCACTCTACCGGACAGCTCCATAAGGGAGACGCCGGACACGGTCTCTTCATCCAGTTCACGTCAGATAAGCCCGAGGACGCCCCCATACCGGACGAGGCGGGCAAGAAAGCCTCTTCGATAAGCTTCGGCGTGTTCGTAAACGCCGAGGCTCTCGGCGACCGCCAGGCGCTCCTCGACAGGAAGCGCAAGGTCATAACGTTCCACCTCGGCGAAAACGTCGTAAGCGGTATTAACAGGCTTGCGAAAATACTATAAGAGGGCAAAGTGATAAAGGCGCTCATTTTTGATCTCGACGGCACGCTGGTGCAGACTGAGGCACTAAAGGCGGAGTCATACGCCATGGCCGCGGTCGAGCTCGATAAATCTCTTACCGAAGACGAGGTCATAGACGCTTTCAAGGACTATGTCGGCCTTACCCGCAAGGAGGTTGCGTCGGGTCTGATCAAGAGGTTTAATCTCGAGGACGCGGCTAAGGCGAGGATGAAGGAATTCCACGTCCGAACTCCCTGGCAGGCCTATGTCGATATCAGGCTCGGGACCTATTTCAAGATGATCTCCGATCCGAAAGTATTGAAAGCGCACCTCTGCCCCTACAACTTGGGTCTCCTCAAATGGGCCCGCGGCGAGGGTTATCCGACGGGCCTCGGTACGATGTCCCATAGGGAAGAAGCCGACCGCGTGCTGGACGTCCTCGGCATAAGGCCGGAGTTCGATTTCATAGCCACCATTCAGGACGTCGAGCACGGGAAGCCCGATCCCGAGATATATAACCTTCTGGCCGATGAGCTCAAGGTCCCCCATGCGGACTGCCTCGTCGTCGAGGACTCCGCGTCCGGAGTAGAGGCGGCGCTGGCCGCGGGCATGAACTGCATCGCGGTAACGACCGATTTCACGAGGGAGGGGGTCCACAAGATTCCCCCCGCCGGAAACCTCCGCGTTGTGGATACGCCTCCCGCGCTCCTCGATACCGCGAAGGGATTTATCAGCGAGCTTAACTCTCGGAAGGAGAAAACAGGATGAGCGGTTCTCCCTCCCCAGATCAGAATATGCTCCAGGAGAGGCTCAAGAAAGAAGCCGGCATTAGCTCCGTGGATCTGGTGCGTCCGGGGATGGTCCTCGGCCTCGGCACCGGCAGCACCGCGAAGTACGCACTCGAAGAGATAGCCCGGAGACTCGGAGACGGGCGGCTCAAGGACATCGCGGGCATACCGAGCTCGCTCGAAACTGAAAAAAAAGCAAGAGAGCTCGGCATACCGGTGATCTCGTTCGACGATAAGCAGGAGATAGACCTGACCATAGACGGAGCAGACGAGGTCGACCCCGGGCTCAACCTCATCAAAGGCGGCGGCGGGGCGCTCTTGAGAGAAAAGGTTCTCGCGCAGTCGAGCAGGCGTAACGTCATGATCGTCGACGAGAGCAAGCTTTCGCCGATGCTCGGCACACGCTGCCCGGTGCCTGTCGAAGTCATACCCTTCGCGTGGAAGCCCGTGGCGAATTTTCTAATGTCCCTCGGCGCCGAGCCCGTTTTACGTATGAAAGAAGACGGATCGCCCTACACCACTGACCAGAATAACTATATAATTGACGGTAGATTCGGTCCGATTCCCGACATCGAGAGCCTGGCTCAGAAGCTCGGCCAGCGGGCGGGGATAGCGGGATACGGCCTGTTCATAGGCACTGCAAGCGAGGTCATAGTCGCGACAACACACGGCATACGCTATCAGAAGCGGAAGGATTCATAACAATAGACTCGTAAGGACGTACGCGAATACCATGGTGATGATCGAACCTTCAATACTATCTGCGGACTTTACCAGGCTCGGGGAGGCGGTCAAAGCGGCGGAGGAAGCGGGAGTTGCCTGGATACAGATAGACGTGATGGACGGGCGCTTCGTACCCAACATCAACTTCGGGCCCGGCGTGGTGGCCGCCATAAGGCCGCTTACGAAATTAAAGCTCGACGTCCACCTCATGATAGTCGAGCCCGAGAAATATATAAATATATTCGCCGAATCGGGAGCCGACCGCATCATAGTCCATCAGGAGGTCTGCTACCACCTCCACCGCGTGCTCGAGTCCATCAGGGAGCTCGGCGTGCAGTCGGGCGTGACCCTTAACCCCGCCACACCTGCCTCCTCTATAAGCGAAGTTCTGGAGCTCGCCGACTTCGTCCAGGTGATGGGAGTCAATCCTGGTTTCGGCGGGCAGAGGTTCATATGGAGCCAGTTAGGCAAGATTCGCGAGATAAAAGAGATGCTCGGCAGGAAGGGGCTCGACGTCCCTATAGGCCTCGACGGCGGAATAGACGTCGAGACGGCTCCCGAGGCGGTGCGGGCCGGTGCTGCTGTCCTTGTCGCGGGATCGAGCGTTTATAACGACAAAGGCACGGTGCGGGATAACGTAAAAGCTCTGCTCGACAGTGTACGGTGAGACCCTCCGGCGTTGTGATTCGAGCGGAGGGATTATAATTGTGGATGACGAATACAAATAAGACCGAGAGGTAAGCAAGATGGCACAGGAAAACGGCTGTATAATCGCGATCTTCGGGGCTTCCGGGGATTTGACCAAGCGTAAGCTCATGCCCGCACTCTATGCGTTATTCAGGCAGAAGCTCCTCCCCGAGAATTTCGCCATACTCGGCACGAGCAGGTCTCCGTTCACGGACGACGCATACAGGAAAAAAATAATCGAGGACGTCGTCACGTACGCGGGCATCAAAAAATCCGAGCAGAAACAGCTGGAGCCGTTCTCGAAGCACGTCTATTACCTCGCCATGGACGCGACTGACGTAAACCACTATGACGACCTCAGGGAAAAACTGTCAAAGATAGACGAAGCCGAGAAAACGGGCGGCAATTATATTTTCTATCTGTCCACGTCTCCGAGCCTCTACACCTCTATCGCAAAGAACCTCGGGAAGAAAGGGCTCCAGAAAGAGGGGAAAGGCTCGTCGTGGCGGCGGATAATCGTGGAAAAGCCTTTCGGCAGGGACCTTGCTTCCGCCGAGGCGCTCAACCACGACCTCCAGAGGATCTTCAAGGAAGGACAGATATACAGGATAGACCATTATCTCGGCAAGGAGACCGTGCAGGACATATTCGCTCTCAGGTTCTCAAACGGCATCTTCGAGCCCCTCTGGAACAGGAACTACGTGAGCCGCGTCGAGATCACTGCGGCCGAAACGATAGGCGTCGAAGAGCGGGGCGGATACTACGACCACTACGGCGCGCTCCGGGACATGATACAGAACCATCTCCTGCAAGTGCTCGGCACGGTCACCATAGAGCCCCCTTCGTTCTTCGACGCGATAGACGTCCGCAATGAGTCTATCAAGATATTCCAGTCTCTCAGGCCCATAAAGCCCGAGGACGTGGACAAGTACGCGGTAAGGGGCCAGTACACGGAGTCCGTGATCGACGGTAAGAAAATAGCCGGATACAGGCAGGAAAAGGACGTAGCCCACGATTCGATGACCGAGACTTTCGTCGCGCTCAAGCTCTACATAGACAACTGGAGGTGGGGCGGTGTGCCGTTTTACCTCCGCACAGGGAAATGCCTGCCCGCCCGCGTGAGCGAGGTCGTTATAGAATTCAAGAAGACCCCCCATCACCTCTTCACCCAGGAAGAGCTGTGCTCGGCGAAGCCCAACCAGCTCATCATACGCATACAACCCGACGAAGGGATTCTGCTCCGGTTCGGCATGAAGAAGCCGGGGGCGGGATTCGACATTGAAGAGGTCGGGATGGACTTCCACTATTCCGAGCTTGCGGATGCATACATACCCGAAGCTTACGAGCGGCTCATACTCGACTGCATCATGGGCGACGCGACGCACTACGCGCGCGCTGACGCCGTGGAGGCGTGCTGGAAGTTTGTCGATCCCATACTTAAGGCATGGGAGGACGACCCCGAAATAAAGCTCTTCGGCTACCCCGCCGGCACCTGGGGTCCACCCGAAGCGAGGCACCTCTTCGATGCTCCTGATGAGGACTGGAGGTATCCGACCGACCATCTGACGACCGACGGGGATTTTTACGAGCTCAAATAACCTGTGTATGAATTTTTCATGATTGTGAAAAGCAGGAGATGGAATGAAAAAGGAAATTTACCTCTTCGACGATATTACGGCACTGGCGAAGCGCCTCGCTGAGGATTTCAAGACGGCTCTCGCTGCGAAGGCGGCTTCGGGAGAGTCCCTGATCGTGGCGCTCTCCGGAGGGCACACGCCCAGGGCCTTTTTCGAGGTGCTGGCCGCGCCTCCTTACGGCGACGGCCTCCCCTGGGATAAGGTCGTTCTCTTCTGGGGAGACGAGCGCTGCGTCCCGCCGGATAACGACGAGAGCAACTTCAAGATGACCTACCTCTCGCTCTTGTCACATATCAAGATCCCCGGGAACAATATCCACCGCGTGTTGGGTGAAAACCCTCCCGATGAAGAAGCCGTTCGTTACGCGGAAGAGATAAAGAAGAACGTCCCCGCGGGCGTGAGCGGTTTTCCCTCTTTCGACTGGATATTCCTCGGCATGGGAGAAGACGGGCACACGGCTTCGTTATTCCCCGGAGCCCCGACTTTAAATGAGAAAGAGAAGATTTGCGTGGTCGCAACTCATCCTCAGACCGGGCAGAAGAGGGTGAGCGTCACGTTTCCTGTCCTCGACGCCGGAAAGAGGGTTTCGTTCCTCGTCGCGGGGGAGGGAAAAGAGGCCGTGCTCAGGGAGATTCTGGAAAACCCCGGGCAGAGACTGCCTTACCCGGCTTCCATTGTGAGCCCTACTGACGGCGTCCTCGAATGGTACGTGGACAGGGCCGCCGCCCCCTGGCTCTAGTCAAGCCGCGGACACTCTCTGACAATCAAAACATTTTGCTGAAATTTCTGGGCTTCCTCTGTTTCCATTTCCCGGTCTGATAGGCGTTCGCCACTATTAACGGGACGACAGTCGTAGCCTCGGCATAGACCATCTGCTCGTAGACTGTGCTGACCTTTCCCCAGGACGAAGCTTCCTTAAGCGTGGACGAGCTGCAAGCGCCGTCCCTCACGTCGGCTACGGTGATCTGAACGGCATATTTATGCACCGGCACGTCGAAGCCCAGCACCTCGGCCGCGACGACTGTGTCCTGCGCGAAGTTCTTGGGCACGCCTCCCCCCACCATGAAGAGGCCGCTCTCCTTGGAAGAGATCTTTATTTTCGTAAGCTCGAGGAAGTCCTTCGCGCTGTCTATCGACACGTGGGAGTCGGGGTTATTCCACTGGTGGAACACGAGACCGAACCCTGCGGACGAGTCCGTGAAGGCGGGGCAGAATATCGGCACGTTGTGCTCGTAGGCCGCCTGCACGAGGGAGTTCTTCTTCTTTGCGTGCTTCGTGAGCCATTTTCCCATCTCGCGTATAAATTCCCTGGAAGAGTACGGGCGGTGTTCGAGAGAGTCTGCAATCTGGGCGACAGTCCTGTCGCATGCCTGGAGCTCGTCTTCGTCAATGAACGTGTCATAGATGCGGTCGATGTAGAGCGACCTCAGCATGCCGTCGTCTATGAAAGGCGTTCCGGCGTAGTGGCTGAAGCCGAGGGCCTCGAAAAAGTCCATGTCAACGATGGAAGCGCCCGTTGCTACTATTACGTCCACCATGTTGTGCTTCACCATGTCGACGTATACCTGCATGCATCCGCCCGCCGAGGTCGAGCCCGCAAGCGTGAGCCACACGGAGGCGTTCTTGTCGGCGAGGTTCATGTTGAATATGTCCGCCGCCCTTGCGGCGTCTCTCGAAGAGAAAGACATGCCCCTGTACGCGTCGATTATCTGCTTGCCGTCGATCTTCTTTATATCGACGTGCTTGATCGTCTGTTTTAAAAGCTCTTTCTTCGTGGTCTTTGTCTTGGCCATTTGCCGTTTCTCCTTTACCTTCCCGAATAGAGATATGTATCCCTCTATATATGCACCTGCGGGGGATTGTCAAGCACCCGGGATGGAATTATTATTTTTTTTCTGCGGAAAATACTTTTCTTCTTCCGACTTGATTGACCCGCAAATATATTATAGCCGTATATATCCTTGTCAAAGCTCACGCCGGCTGCTGCTGTGTAATGCAGTGTATAGCGCCGCCTCCGTAAATAATATCGCTGCAGTCTATGCCTACGACTTCGCGTCTGGGGAAGCATCCCCGGAGTATTTCGAGCGCCTTGCGGTCGTTCCCGTCGTTGAACACCGGGGCGAGTACTACCGTGTTGCCGATATAGAAGTTCGTGTATGAAACGGGCGCCTTGCTCCCGTCCTCGTAACGCACGTGGGGCATGGGGAGCCTGATCACCTCAAACGGCCTGCCGTCCGTATCCGCAGCCTCAGTCAGAGTCTTGTGATTTGACTGAAGCGCCTGGAAATTCTCATCGTCCGGGTCGTCTTCGAATGCGCAGACTATCCTGCCCGGTGCGACGAAGCGGGCGATCTCGTCTATGTGCCCGTCCGTGTGGTCATTCACGAGCCCCTTTCCGAGCCATATCGTTTTCCTTACGCCGAGGTAGTCTCCCAGGCACTTTTCAATATCGGCCCTGGTCTTCACCGGGTTCCTGTTCTCGTTGAGGAGGCACTCCTCCGTCGTGAGACACACTCCCAGGCCGTTTACGTCTATAGCGCCCCCTTCGACGATAATCTCAGCCTCTTCGACCGGCAGTTTTTTCCATCCGCCTATTTTTTCCGGTATAGCTGCGTCCTTAAGCAGCTCCGGAAACTTGTTTCCCCACGCATTGAAGAGCCATTTCGTTATAACGGTATTCCCGGAGCCGTTTTTAACGAATATCGGCCCCGTGTCCCTCAGCCAGACGTCGGCGTAATCGGTGACGTGGAAATTTATTTTCGTCATATCGATGTCCGCCGATTTAAGCATTCCCTGCGCCCTCTCTTTCATCTCCTCGTCCAGCACCAGAAGTTCCGCAGGCTCGCTCTCGTGCAGGGCGCTCAGTATCTTTACGAACGCGGCCTCCGCTTTCTCCACCCTGTCCGGGAACGTGATCTCGTCGTAGGGCCAGGCGAGCCATACGGCCGAGTGCGGCTCCCATTCCGCGGGCATTCTGTATGAGGGCTTCTTCTTGTCGTTCATGAGCGGCTGACTATTTCTGACGGAGCGCCTTCTTC from Thermodesulfobacteriota bacterium includes these protein-coding regions:
- a CDS encoding agmatine deiminase family protein; amino-acid sequence: MNDKKKPSYRMPAEWEPHSAVWLAWPYDEITFPDRVEKAEAAFVKILSALHESEPAELLVLDEEMKERAQGMLKSADIDMTKINFHVTDYADVWLRDTGPIFVKNGSGNTVITKWLFNAWGNKFPELLKDAAIPEKIGGWKKLPVEEAEIIVEGGAIDVNGLGVCLTTEECLLNENRNPVKTRADIEKCLGDYLGVRKTIWLGKGLVNDHTDGHIDEIARFVAPGRIVCAFEDDPDDENFQALQSNHKTLTEAADTDGRPFEVIRLPMPHVRYEDGSKAPVSYTNFYIGNTVVLAPVFNDGNDRKALEILRGCFPRREVVGIDCSDIIYGGGAIHCITQQQPA
- a CDS encoding deoxyhypusine synthase, with the protein product MAKTKTTKKELLKQTIKHVDIKKIDGKQIIDAYRGMSFSSRDAARAADIFNMNLADKNASVWLTLAGSTSAGGCMQVYVDMVKHNMVDVIVATGASIVDMDFFEALGFSHYAGTPFIDDGMLRSLYIDRIYDTFIDEDELQACDRTVAQIADSLEHRPYSSREFIREMGKWLTKHAKKKNSLVQAAYEHNVPIFCPAFTDSSAGFGLVFHQWNNPDSHVSIDSAKDFLELTKIKISSKESGLFMVGGGVPKNFAQDTVVAAEVLGFDVPVHKYAVQITVADVRDGACSSSTLKEASSWGKVSTVYEQMVYAEATTVVPLIVANAYQTGKWKQRKPRNFSKMF